Within Candidatus Methylomirabilota bacterium, the genomic segment GAGAGGGCAGGGTGAGGGGCGCGGTCTGCGAGACCCCGCGCGACTACGCACGCGGTCTCCGTCGGAGGCAGACGGATGCGGAACGCCGGCTATGGTTCCGGCTGCGCGACCGACGCCTCTTCGGCGTGAAGTTCTCACGCCAGGTGCCCATCGGGCCGTACGTGGCCGATTTCTGCTGCCGCGAGCAGAGGCTCGTCGTCGAGTTAGACGGTGGTCAGCACGCACTCAGCGCGGCGGACGATGCCTCGCGCAGCGAAGATCTCGCGCGTCTCGGCTATCGCGTCCTTCGTTTCTGGAATCACGACGTGCTGGGCAAGGCCATTGCTCGGGCGCTCGGCCGTCTCGACAACCGCCCCTCACCCCGGCCCTCTCCCCGGGAGGGAGAGGGAGAAGAGGGGCGATGAGCGAGCGGGTCGTCTGCACGGTCAGCGAGCTCGTGCTGCGGATCAAGGAGACGCTCGAGGATCGCTTCCCCGCGGTGTGGGTGGAGGGCGAGATCAGCAATCTGCGTATCCCGTCGTCGGGGCACGTGTACTTCACCCTCAAGGACGACGGCGCCCAGCTGCGCTGCGTGCTGTTCCGCAGTCGCGGCCGCCGGGTCGCGTTCCAGCCGGAGGACGGCATGCAGGTGCTGGCCTTCGGCGGCCTCGACGTGTACGCCGCGCGGGGCGAGTACCAGCTGATCGTCGAGCTGCTGGAGCCCAAGGGCGTGGGCGCGCTGCAGCTCGCCTTCGAGCAGCTCAAGCGCAGGCTCGAGGCCGAGGGCCTCTTCGAGGCGGGGCGCAAGCGCGCGCTGCCGCCCTTCCCGCGGACGATCGGCATCGTGACCTCGCCCACCGGGGCGGCCATCCGCGACATGCTCCACGTCATCGGCCGTCGCTTCGCGGACCTGCGGGTGCTGATCACCCCGGTGCGCGTGCAGGGCGAGGAGGCGCCGGGCGAGATCGTGCGCGCGCTGCGCGACCTGCAGGAGGTCCCGGAGCTGGACGTGGTGATCGTCGGCCGCGGGGGCGGCTCGATCGAGGATCTGTGGGCCTTCAACGACGAGCGGGTGGCCCGCGCGATCTCGGCCTGCCGCGTTCCGGTGATCTCGGCGGTGGGCCACGAGACCGACTTCACCATCGCCGACTTCGTGGCCGACCTCCGGGCGCCCACGCCGTCGGCGGCCGCCGAGGTGGTGGTGCGGGAGAAGCTGCACGTGATCCGCGCCCTCTGCGACATGTACGACACGCTCAAGCAGGCGATGGCGGCGCGCCTCGCCCGCGAGCGCCAGCGGATCGACTCGCTGGGCCGGCGGCGCGTGCTGACCGATGCGGCGCGCGCGCTCCGCGATTGGCACCGCCGCCTCGACGAGCTGAGCACGCGCCTCGCCCTCGGCGCGCGCGCCA encodes:
- a CDS encoding endonuclease domain-containing protein, with translation MRGAVCETPRDYARGLRRRQTDAERRLWFRLRDRRLFGVKFSRQVPIGPYVADFCCREQRLVVELDGGQHALSAADDASRSEDLARLGYRVLRFWNHDVLGKAIARALGRLDNRPSPRPSPREGEGEEGR
- the xseA gene encoding exodeoxyribonuclease VII large subunit; protein product: MSERVVCTVSELVLRIKETLEDRFPAVWVEGEISNLRIPSSGHVYFTLKDDGAQLRCVLFRSRGRRVAFQPEDGMQVLAFGGLDVYAARGEYQLIVELLEPKGVGALQLAFEQLKRRLEAEGLFEAGRKRALPPFPRTIGIVTSPTGAAIRDMLHVIGRRFADLRVLITPVRVQGEEAPGEIVRALRDLQEVPELDVVIVGRGGGSIEDLWAFNDERVARAISACRVPVISAVGHETDFTIADFVADLRAPTPSAAAEVVVREKLHVIRALCDMYDTLKQAMAARLARERQRIDSLGRRRVLTDAARALRDWHRRLDELSTRLALGARANRRLGEHRLSLARNALRSLNPVARIANGTVVLAQLRVRLASAGANRAKTARHRLDAAVGQLDSLSPLAVLGRGYSLTRLLPSGAIVRSAAQTRPGDAIEILLREGALDARVERLKERDDRPQV